TGAAACAGAAACTGAAGAAACGGCAGAGACAAAAAACAGTGACAATCTGTTCCGTCTCAATAAGAACAAGCTGGAATCGAACATCGTGGTGAAGGGGTCTATCGACCTTGACGCCATCAATGACCGTACCCGCCCGCAACGCAAATCGCGTGCCCAACGCAAAAAAGAGCGTCTGGAGCGTGAGCAGAAGACTGTAGACGGGAAGAAGCTGAAAGAGGAAAAGGTAAAACTGCTGAAGAAAGAGGCAATCGATGAGAAGAAAAAACCGGTTGTCAGTGAGAGTGAAGAGGATCTGAAGAAGAAAAAACGAAAGAGAATCCGCACCGCAAAGGTAAACATTGATAAACCGGGCAGCTTTGGGCAGACCTCCCGTGGTGACCGGAAGCCTTCGCTTCGTAAACCTGTCAAGGCTGAGGTGAGCGATGAGGATGTACAGAAGCAGATCAAAGAGACGCTGGCACGACTCACCGAGAAAAAAGGCAAGAAGGGCGGCGCCAAATATCGTCGCGAGAAGAGAGAAGCAAGTGCACACAGGCAACAGGAGGAGTTGATGCAACAGGAAAAGCAGAGCCGCGTGCTTCAGCTGACCGAATTTGTAACAGCCAACGACCTGGCCAACATGATGAACGTACCGGTCACCAATGTGATCTCCACCTGTATGAGCCTTGGAGTGATGGTGGCCATCAACCAGCGACTTGATGCAGAAACGATCAACATCGTGGCTGAGGAGTATGGTTACAAGACTCAGTTCGTGAGTGCCGACGTGATTGAAGCCATTTCCGAAGAGGTTGATGCAGACGAGGATCTGGTATCACGTCCTCCTATCGTGACGGTGATGGGCCATGTGGACCACGGTAAGACTTCATTGCTGGACAGCATCCGCAACACCAATGTGATTGCCGGTGAAGCGGGTGGAATCACACAGCACATCGGAGCATACAACGTACAGCTGGAGGATGGACGCAAGATCACCTTCCTCGACACCCCGGGTCACGAGGCCTTCACCGCCATGCGTGCACGTGGTGCCAAGGCTACTGATGTTGCCATCATCATTGTGGCTGCCGACGACAACGTGATGCCTCAGACTGTTGAAGCAATCAACCATGCAGGGGCAGCGGGAGTACCAATTGTTTTTGCCATCAACAAGATTGACAAGCCGGGTGCCAACCCTGAAAAGATAAAGGAACGCCTGGCCGAAATGAACTACCTGGTAGAGGACTGGGGCGGCAAGTACCAGTCGCAGGACATCTCAGCAAAGAATGGCATCGGTATACAGGAGCTACTAGAGAAGGTGTTGCTTGAAGCAGATATGCTTGATCTGAAAGCCAATCCCGACCGACGTGCCTCCGGTTCGATCATTGAGTCGGAGCTTGACAAGGGTCGTGGCTATGTCTCCACCGTACTGGTGGAAAACGGCACCCTGCACCAGGGTGACATCGTGCTGGCCGGCGCCTATTACGGACGTGTGAAGGCAATGTTCAATGAACGCAACCAGCGAATTGAGAAAGCCGCACCGGCTGAGCCGGCACTGATCCTCGGACTGAACGGTGCTCCTCAGGCGGGTGACACCTTCAACGTGATGGAAACCGAGCAGGAAGCACGATCCATCGCCAACCGCCGCGAGCAATTGCAACGAGAGCAGTCGCTCCGTACGCAGAAGATGCTCACCCTCGACGACATAGGCCGCCGCATTGCCATCGGCAACTTCCAGCAACTGAATATCATCGTCAAGGGTGACGTGGACGGATCGGTAGAAGCACTCTCCGACTCACTGATACGACTCTCTACGGAAGAGATACAGGTGAACGTGATCCACAAGGCAGTTGGTCAGATCTCAGAGTCTGATGTCACGCTGGCAGCTGCTTCCGATGCAATCATCATCGGCTTCCAGGTGCGTCCTTCACTGGGTGCTCGCAAAGAAGCAGAAAAAGAGGGAGTGGACATCCGTCTCTACTCCATCATCTACGCCGCCATCGAAGAGGTAACGGCAGCCATGGAAGGGATGCTTGCTCCCGAGGTGAAAGAAGAGATCACCGGAAACGTCGAGGTGCTTGACGTCTTTAAGATCTCGAAGGTGGGTACTGTTGCCGGCAGCATGGTTCGCGACGGCAAGATCAAGCGATCGAGCCGCATACGCCTGATTCGCGACGGTATCGTGATCTTCACCGGAGAGCTCGATTCACTGAAGCGATTCAAGGAGGATGCACGTGAAGTGAGCTCGGGCTACGAGTGCGGGATCACAATCCGCAACTTCAACGACATCAAGGTGGGAGACACCATTGAGGCATTTGAAGAGACAGAAGAGAAAAGAACATTGTAAGAAAGTCCCTTTACAATATGCAGGGCTCTACCACACCAGTGAGAAGCCCGGGGGCAGAAGTGTATAACCAGTTGACATTGTTATTTTAATTCCTACCCTGAAAGCGACTGCATCTGTCCGATATCGGGCAGATGCGGCCGCAACACACAGGGATGGAAAAAAAGGATGATTATGACAAAAAGAATTTTTTTTACGCTTGCGGCATATCTGATGTTGGCTACTACTGCTGCTTATGCACAACAAATGGTGAGCGTGGCCTACGTGAACAGCGAGGAGCTGTTGGAAGCTTTTCCCGAAAAAAAGCTTGCTGTTGAGCAATTGGTCGCCTTAAACGAAAACTACAAGAAAGAACTGGAGTTGATGCAGAGCGAATACAACAAGAAATATTCCGACTATATCACCTACCAGGCATCGCTTGCAGAGAACATCAAGCTGCGCAGGATGCAGGAGTTGACAGAACTCGAAAACAGAATACAACAGTTCATGGAGCTTGCACAACAGGATATAGAGCACCAGGAACAGGGACTGTTGGATCCGCTCCGGGAGAAGATCCGCGAAGCGATACATGCAGTGGGTCTCGAACACCGTTTCACGGTGATTTACGACCTGGCCGATGAGGGTATAGCCTTTGTTTCGCCCGAGGCTGTGGATGCCAATCCGCTTGTTAGAAACAAGCTGGGGATAAACTAATATTTTCATCTGTGAATCGTGATGTTACCAACGGTGGCCGGTCCCATCGGCATATTTGATTCTGGTTACGGCGGACTGACGGTTCTGTCGGCCATTAAATCTTTGTTGCCGCAATATGACTACCTCTACCTGGGGGACAACGCCCGGGCACCCTACGGTAGTCGTTCCTTCGACACTGTTTACCATTTCACACGGGAAGCGGTTGAATGGCTGTTCAGCAGTGGCTGCCACCTGGTGATCCTGGCCTGCAACACCGCATCGGCAAAAGCATTGCGCACCATTCAGCAACGAGACCTGCCAACCATTGATCCTGAACGAAGGGTGCTGGGGGTTATTCGCCCAACATCAGAGCAGGTGGCTGAGATGACCAGCAGTGATCATATCGGTGTACTCGGCACTGAAGGAACCATCCAGTCACGTTCTTATGAAATTGAAATCAACAAGCTGCATCCGCACCTCACCATATCTGGCGAAGCCTGTCCGATGTGGGTGCCGCTGGTAGAAAACAGGGAGCACGACAAGCCGGGAGCCGACTATTTCGTGCGACAGCATCTGGAACAACTGATGGCGAAAGACCCGCTGATCGACACCATCATCCTGGGCTGCACCCATTATCCGCTGTTGCTTGACAAGATAATGCAACACCTGCCCGCTGGCACAAAGGTGCTCACACAGGGCAGCTACGTGGCTGAAAGCCTCAAAGATTACCTTGCACGTCACCAGGAGATGGATGCTAAATGTACAAAAGGCGGCATGGTACGCTACTATACCACCGACGCCTCCGATAAGTTTAACCAACTGGCATCAATCTTTATGCGTGAGCGGGTTGATGCCCGACAAATCAAACTGGAAAAACTATGACAAACTGGTTCGATCTTACAGTTGGCATTCTGCTGCTCATTGCAGTGATCAACGGTTATCGCAAGGGTTTGATTATGCAGCTGGTGGGACTGGCCATCCTGCTGTTATCTGTCATTTTTGGCGGCAGGGTGGCAGAAATGATCCTTCCTCATCTTACGGGATGGATCAATCTTTCACCCGAAGCAGCACGTGTGCTCTCCTTCCTCCTTGCTTTTGCCGCAATAGCAATAGCACTCACTCTTGTGGGCAAACTCATTCAAAAATTTTTCGATTTGGTACTGCTCAGTTTCCTGAATCGTCTTGGAGGCGCAGTAATTGCGGCAGGCACCATGATGCTTTTCCTGAGCGTCCTGCTCAACCTTGTCTTACTGCTTGACCGCAGTGAGACTGTGATCAATCCTCAAATAAAACAGGATTCCTTTTTCTATTCGAGGGTTGAGGCCGTGGTACCGGCCATCGTTCCGCATCTGAACAGCCGTTTCTGGGATGAGTATGTCCCAAAAAGTTATCGTGAAGAGATAGAAAAGAAATCAGACAGCCTCTATCAATCGATTCCGGAGGGACAACCTGTTGATTCAAGCTATCAGAAACGTTATTTCGAGGTAAATTAGGAGAGATGAAATTTGAAATTCACAAGGAGGGCAAAGCTCCTCTAATTCGTATCTTAGTTGTGTTGATTCTGTTCAATACAGCATCATTCATGTTGTTCCCCGACACAATCTTCACAGTCTTGCTCCTGGGAGTTTCAATTGCTTTCTTCGCTACCGCGCTCAACTTCTACAAACAGCCTGAACGAACCTACAAGGGGGACCTGCACGGATTGGTCAACGCCCCTACCGATGGCCGTATCGTGGTGATTGAAAAGGTCTTTGAGAAAGAGTTCTTTCAGGAGGAACGCATTCAGATTTCCATCTTCATGTCGCTTTTCAATGCTCATTCCAACTGGGTTCCCGTATCAGGAAAGATCACGCACTACTCGCACGTGGCAGGCAATTTCTACCGTGCCTACCTGCCCAAGTCGAGTCATGAAAACGAACATACCAACATCCTGATTGAAACGCCCGAGCATGGCACCATCCTCACCAAACAGATCGCAGGGGCCGTGGCACGCCGTATCGTCACTTATGTGAAAGAAGGTGATGAACTGCACATCGGTTCACCGCTTGGCTTTATCAAACTCGGCTCACGCATGGACATCTTCCTGCCGCTGGACAGCGAGATACTAGTTTCAATGGGTGAGGAGGTTAGAGCCAACATCACCTTCCTGGCTCGACTTAACAAACAAAATAAATAATGTGACATGAGGAAGCAGATACCCAATCTCATCACACTGCTCAACCTCCTGGCCGGTTGTATTGCCATCACCATGGCTTTCCGTGGAAATTTCACAGCGGTTGTCATATGGGTAGCGTTGGCGGCACTCTTCGACTTCCTGGACGGGATGGCGGCGCGGTTGCTCAATGCTTACTCCCCCATAGGAAAAGAGCTGGATTCGTTGGCTGATGTGGTCAGCTTTGGTGTAGCTCCGGCGATGGCTGTTTACGTGTTGCTGCGCGATTATCTCTCACTGCCGGAAGCATTGAGTGGTATGTCGCCATTTGTTCCGTTCTTTGCGTTTCTGATTCCCCTTTTTTCAGCCTATCGCCTGGCGAAGTTCAACCTCGACGAGCGACAGAGCAGCTCCTTCCTTGGTCTTCCCACACCGGCTAATGCTCTTTTCTGGATCAGCTATTGCTACGGCATGGTGCAGTTGTCTCCACTGGATGACAAGTTCCTATACCTGACTTATGCGTTGATCCTGCTCCTCTCTCTTCTGATGGTGAGTGAGATTACCATGTTCTCACTTAAGATCAAATCGTTGCAACTGGAAGGAAACAGACAACAGTTTACCCTGTTATTGTTATCAGCGGCATTGATCGCAGTATGGGGAGTCACCGGCATTGCCTGGTCGATTCTTACATATATCGCTCTATCGATGTTAACGTCACTTATCAAAAAACGAACAAACAAATAAGGAATCATTCACGCAATTCGTTTCTCTTTTCATGGACTCTGGGATTACAAACCGTTAAATATTATAAAGCGGGAGATGTGAACAATCGAAATTCGTATCTTTACATCTTAGAGCATTTAATCAGCAACATTCTATGGGATTTCTAATCAAATTTCTCCTTTTTTTTGTAGCCGCTTATCTTCTGATGAAAAGATTGGTGGCATTTCTTACGGGCAAACGCAACGGACAATCGGCCGCAAACCGTCAAACTTCCCAAAGCCAGCCTAAACAGCCCGAAACTCAAGAAGATAGAATCATTGAGTATCAAAAGAAAACTTTCGAGAAGAGCGAAGCTGAGGATGTTGAGTTCACCGAAATTAAACAACCACTGGGAGAATCATAACCATACCTGTTGCTTTATTCTCCAAAAAAGTGGCTATTTTTGCCTTCGATCGGAATTTACCAAAATCATATAAGAAAATTTTTACATTCAGAGAATATGACAGATATTTTTGATAGGCTGAAGAGTGTCAGCGGTCCGCTGGAGCAGTACCGACAAAAAGCAGACGGTTATTTTGCATTCCCCGAGTTGGAAGGAGAGATTGGTCCCCGCATGCGTTTCATGGGACGCGAGATGATCACCTGGAGCCTGAACAACTACCTGGGACTGGCCAACCACCCCGAAGTGAGAAAGGCAGACGCAGAAGCTGCCGCCCAGTGGGGCATGGCTTACCCGATGGGTGCACGCATGATGTCGGGGCAGACCAAATACCACCGTGAGCTGGAAGAGAAGCTGGCCCGCTTCGAGAAGAAGGAGGCAGCCTACCTGCTCAACTACGGCTACCAGGGAATGGTCTCCATCATCGACTCGCTGGTGTCTCGCAACGATGTGATCGTCTACGACTCCGAGTCGCACGCCTGCATCATGGATGGCATCTTCCTCCACAAGGCCAAGGGCGGTAAGAGCTTTGTCTTCCCGCACAACGATATGGAACGCTGTGAGAAGATGCTCGGCTTCGCCACGAAAAATGCAGAAGAACATGGCGGAGGCATCCTGGTGATCACTGAAGGGGTTTTCGGCATGTCGGGCGATCTGGGTAACTTACCGGGGATCATAAAGCTGCGCGAGAAATATAGCTTCCGCCTGCTTATCGACGATGCCCACGGCTTCGGCACCATGGGTGAGACCGGTGCGGGTGCCAGTGAGCACTTCGGGCTGATGGACGAGGTGGACATCTACTTCGGCACCTTCGCAAAGTCAATGGCCGGCATCGGCGCCTTTGTCGCCTCCGAGAAGGCAATCATCGACTCACTGAAATACAACATGCGCTCCCAGATCTTTGCCAAGTCGCTTCCCATGCCCATGGTAATCGGTGCCCTGAAGCGTCTCGAGATCCTGCAATCACAGCCAGAGCTGAAAGAGAACCTTTGGAAGGTCGCCAGATCTCTGCAGGAGGGACTGGTAGCCGAAGGTTTCAACATCGGCAACACCGAGTCGCCTGTGACGCCGGTCTACTTCAGCGGTTCCGTACCGGAAGGGACCAACATCGTGATCGACCTGCGCGAGAACCACGGCATCTTCTGCTCTATCGTAGTCTACCCGGTAGTACCGAAAGGGGTGCTGATGCTGCGTCTGATCCCCACCGCCTCGCACACGTTGGCAGAGGTGGAACGTACCATCGAGGTGTTCAAAGTGATCAAGCAAAACCTTGCAGATGGCAAGTATCAGTCGGACGAGATGCGCACCATGTCGGTGAACGCATAAATTTCCAACCGGAGGGACCTGCTTCCTCACAGAAAAAATCAGTAGATGCTAAGAGTCAAGATACAGCACAAGTATCACCTGCAGTGCACGCAGTGTGGTCACGTGACCCCCAACTTCTGGACCTGGTTCGACCAGGGACAGCAGTGTCCCTCCTGCGGGAGCAAACACTCCGAGGTGTGGTACAACCGGCGTTACCAGCGACTGGCGCGCATCATCAAACGGAAGCCCGACAGTTTCTGGCACTACTTCCCCTTCCTGCCCCTCTTACGCCGGCGTCACATCATCTCCCGCAATGAAGGAGCGGTGCCAGTGGAACGATGGAGTTTCCTGGAGGCGTTTGCCCGTGAGAAATATGGTCTGGATATCAAGGTTCACGTCTACCGTAACGACCTGAACGGTGGTACGGGCACCTTCAAAGACCCCGCGGCATCGATGGCTGCCAGCCTCTTCAATGAACTGGGCATCAAGCAGTATTGCATCGCTTCCACCGGC
This genomic window from Dysgonomonadaceae bacterium zrk40 contains:
- the infB gene encoding translation initiation factor IF-2, translating into MPIRLIKVSKNLNVGINTLVEFLHKKGIEVEANPNAKIEDEQYDILIAEFGKDKNIRREATETREKMHRRDEKRETVAIEGYELPEVEAPKKKAEKEVIETEIPKEMKPHFNVVGSIDLDNVGKKKSEPKREAQQTAVEESAEKQSEQKIDLPVEEKTQSEPPTAESKEHDADLKKEQEPITPPEVVETPAEATPAEETAPQAEATPRQATETEEEHVLPVEGSDTKHPSELAEKLKEAEPESPPATAAEIAETAETETAETETEETTETETEETAETKNSDNLFRLNKNKLESNIVVKGSIDLDAINDRTRPQRKSRAQRKKERLEREQKTVDGKKLKEEKVKLLKKEAIDEKKKPVVSESEEDLKKKKRKRIRTAKVNIDKPGSFGQTSRGDRKPSLRKPVKAEVSDEDVQKQIKETLARLTEKKGKKGGAKYRREKREASAHRQQEELMQQEKQSRVLQLTEFVTANDLANMMNVPVTNVISTCMSLGVMVAINQRLDAETINIVAEEYGYKTQFVSADVIEAISEEVDADEDLVSRPPIVTVMGHVDHGKTSLLDSIRNTNVIAGEAGGITQHIGAYNVQLEDGRKITFLDTPGHEAFTAMRARGAKATDVAIIIVAADDNVMPQTVEAINHAGAAGVPIVFAINKIDKPGANPEKIKERLAEMNYLVEDWGGKYQSQDISAKNGIGIQELLEKVLLEADMLDLKANPDRRASGSIIESELDKGRGYVSTVLVENGTLHQGDIVLAGAYYGRVKAMFNERNQRIEKAAPAEPALILGLNGAPQAGDTFNVMETEQEARSIANRREQLQREQSLRTQKMLTLDDIGRRIAIGNFQQLNIIVKGDVDGSVEALSDSLIRLSTEEIQVNVIHKAVGQISESDVTLAAASDAIIIGFQVRPSLGARKEAEKEGVDIRLYSIIYAAIEEVTAAMEGMLAPEVKEEITGNVEVLDVFKISKVGTVAGSMVRDGKIKRSSRIRLIRDGIVIFTGELDSLKRFKEDAREVSSGYECGITIRNFNDIKVGDTIEAFEETEEKRTL
- a CDS encoding OmpH family outer membrane protein produces the protein MLATTAAYAQQMVSVAYVNSEELLEAFPEKKLAVEQLVALNENYKKELELMQSEYNKKYSDYITYQASLAENIKLRRMQELTELENRIQQFMELAQQDIEHQEQGLLDPLREKIREAIHAVGLEHRFTVIYDLADEGIAFVSPEAVDANPLVRNKLGIN
- the murI gene encoding glutamate racemase; this translates as MLPTVAGPIGIFDSGYGGLTVLSAIKSLLPQYDYLYLGDNARAPYGSRSFDTVYHFTREAVEWLFSSGCHLVILACNTASAKALRTIQQRDLPTIDPERRVLGVIRPTSEQVAEMTSSDHIGVLGTEGTIQSRSYEIEINKLHPHLTISGEACPMWVPLVENREHDKPGADYFVRQHLEQLMAKDPLIDTIILGCTHYPLLLDKIMQHLPAGTKVLTQGSYVAESLKDYLARHQEMDAKCTKGGMVRYYTTDASDKFNQLASIFMRERVDARQIKLEKL
- a CDS encoding CvpA family protein, with protein sequence MTNWFDLTVGILLLIAVINGYRKGLIMQLVGLAILLLSVIFGGRVAEMILPHLTGWINLSPEAARVLSFLLAFAAIAIALTLVGKLIQKFFDLVLLSFLNRLGGAVIAAGTMMLFLSVLLNLVLLLDRSETVINPQIKQDSFFYSRVEAVVPAIVPHLNSRFWDEYVPKSYREEIEKKSDSLYQSIPEGQPVDSSYQKRYFEVN
- a CDS encoding phosphatidylserine decarboxylase family protein, with product MKFEIHKEGKAPLIRILVVLILFNTASFMLFPDTIFTVLLLGVSIAFFATALNFYKQPERTYKGDLHGLVNAPTDGRIVVIEKVFEKEFFQEERIQISIFMSLFNAHSNWVPVSGKITHYSHVAGNFYRAYLPKSSHENEHTNILIETPEHGTILTKQIAGAVARRIVTYVKEGDELHIGSPLGFIKLGSRMDIFLPLDSEILVSMGEEVRANITFLARLNKQNK
- the pssA gene encoding CDP-diacylglycerol--serine O-phosphatidyltransferase; its protein translation is MRKQIPNLITLLNLLAGCIAITMAFRGNFTAVVIWVALAALFDFLDGMAARLLNAYSPIGKELDSLADVVSFGVAPAMAVYVLLRDYLSLPEALSGMSPFVPFFAFLIPLFSAYRLAKFNLDERQSSSFLGLPTPANALFWISYCYGMVQLSPLDDKFLYLTYALILLLSLLMVSEITMFSLKIKSLQLEGNRQQFTLLLLSAALIAVWGVTGIAWSILTYIALSMLTSLIKKRTNK
- a CDS encoding pyridoxal phosphate-dependent aminotransferase family protein; protein product: MTDIFDRLKSVSGPLEQYRQKADGYFAFPELEGEIGPRMRFMGREMITWSLNNYLGLANHPEVRKADAEAAAQWGMAYPMGARMMSGQTKYHRELEEKLARFEKKEAAYLLNYGYQGMVSIIDSLVSRNDVIVYDSESHACIMDGIFLHKAKGGKSFVFPHNDMERCEKMLGFATKNAEEHGGGILVITEGVFGMSGDLGNLPGIIKLREKYSFRLLIDDAHGFGTMGETGAGASEHFGLMDEVDIYFGTFAKSMAGIGAFVASEKAIIDSLKYNMRSQIFAKSLPMPMVIGALKRLEILQSQPELKENLWKVARSLQEGLVAEGFNIGNTESPVTPVYFSGSVPEGTNIVIDLRENHGIFCSIVVYPVVPKGVLMLRLIPTASHTLAEVERTIEVFKVIKQNLADGKYQSDEMRTMSVNA